A DNA window from bacterium contains the following coding sequences:
- a CDS encoding DEAD/DEAH box helicase has protein sequence MPLHDIDALQVGDYVVHVEHGIGRYCGLTKIAVGGMQREVLKIEYRDGIHLFVKLENLASVQKYSAKEGFQPPLSKIGGKEWREVKRKTKESLVSIAEDLIKLYAKRRAERGIIFSGDTPWQREMEASFPYEDTPDQLTASESVKRDMENPMPMDRLICGDVGYGKTEVAMRAAFKAVTDGKQVAVLVPTTILAQQHYRTFRERFKNWPVDVRVISRFQSKREQSEALKKLAAGDVDVIIGTHRLLSKDVQFDELGP, from the coding sequence GTGCCGCTGCATGACATTGATGCGCTGCAGGTCGGAGACTATGTGGTGCACGTCGAGCACGGCATCGGCCGCTATTGCGGTTTGACGAAAATCGCGGTGGGCGGCATGCAGCGCGAAGTGCTGAAGATCGAATACCGCGACGGCATCCATCTGTTTGTCAAGCTCGAAAACCTCGCCTCGGTGCAGAAGTACTCGGCAAAGGAAGGTTTTCAGCCGCCGCTGTCGAAGATCGGCGGCAAGGAATGGCGCGAAGTCAAACGTAAGACCAAAGAGTCCTTGGTCTCCATCGCCGAAGACTTGATCAAACTCTACGCCAAACGACGCGCGGAGCGCGGGATCATCTTTTCGGGCGACACGCCGTGGCAGCGCGAAATGGAAGCGAGTTTCCCCTACGAAGACACGCCCGATCAGTTGACGGCCAGCGAATCGGTCAAGCGCGACATGGAAAACCCGATGCCGATGGACCGACTGATTTGCGGCGATGTGGGCTACGGCAAAACGGAGGTCGCGATGCGTGCGGCTTTCAAAGCCGTGACCGACGGCAAGCAGGTGGCGGTGCTCGTGCCCACGACGATTTTGGCGCAGCAGCACTATCGCACATTCCGCGAGCGCTTCAAGAACTGGCCCGTGGACGTGCGCGTGATCTCGCGTTTTCAATCCAAGCGCGAGCAAAGCGAGGCGCTCAAGAAGCTCGCGGCGGGTGACGTGGACGTGATTATCGGCACGCATCGGCTGCTGTCGAAGGATGTGCAGTTCGACGAACTCGGTCCCTGA
- a CDS encoding DUF2179 domain-containing protein — protein sequence MRTISIVRGFKVLAALFGFLEVLIWINVVAQVIRNLNEWYLGVVYAAGFAAGSFVGMWIESRIAIGHQMVRVIARREAGLADKLWERNYSVVEMDGKTKTGEVDILFVAEKRRNVPKLLRTINELDPQAFLTVEDVKQVGLRSRDPSVVWGEKVLGDTSKWVKPSAKA from the coding sequence ATGCGCACGATCTCGATTGTGCGCGGCTTCAAAGTATTGGCCGCGCTATTCGGGTTTCTCGAGGTTCTGATCTGGATCAACGTCGTCGCGCAGGTCATCCGCAATCTCAACGAGTGGTATCTCGGGGTCGTCTATGCGGCGGGCTTCGCGGCGGGCAGCTTCGTGGGCATGTGGATCGAGTCGCGGATAGCCATTGGTCATCAAATGGTACGCGTGATTGCCCGGCGTGAAGCAGGGTTGGCCGACAAGCTGTGGGAGCGTAACTACTCGGTCGTCGAGATGGACGGCAAGACCAAGACCGGCGAAGTGGACATCCTATTCGTGGCCGAAAAGCGCCGCAACGTGCCCAAGCTCTTGCGCACGATTAACGAGCTCGATCCGCAGGCCTTTCTGACGGTTGAGGATGTGAAGCAGGTCGGCCTTCGTTCCCGCGATCCCAGTGTGGTGTGGGGCGAGAAGGTACTCGGCGACACGAGCAAATGGGTCAAGCCAAGCGCAAAAGCCTGA
- a CDS encoding HAD-IA family hydrolase, producing MTPPLFLLDLGNVLLKLDFERFVSRAAERGVRSREEIRERYIVGESNKRFERGQRSAPEFIEELREFLGWSATTANRERLRLIWCDIFDEFPGARAALAQLKQWGTVWVLSDTDPLHIEWVRREFSWALEVEQVLTSYERGKMKSDPGVFETIVAESGIAPERILFIDDLAKNREAAHKARITTHLFTTWEQAWEEIA from the coding sequence ATGACACCCCCTCTCTTCCTCCTCGACCTCGGCAACGTCCTCTTGAAGCTTGACTTTGAGCGGTTTGTCTCGCGTGCGGCGGAGCGTGGGGTGCGGTCGCGGGAGGAGATTCGCGAGCGGTACATAGTAGGTGAGAGCAATAAGCGCTTCGAACGGGGCCAGCGTTCGGCTCCTGAGTTCATTGAAGAGCTGCGCGAGTTTCTGGGCTGGTCGGCAACCACAGCGAACCGCGAGCGGCTGCGGTTGATTTGGTGCGATATTTTTGACGAATTTCCCGGAGCGCGTGCGGCGCTGGCACAGTTGAAGCAGTGGGGCACGGTCTGGGTGCTATCCGATACCGATCCGCTGCATATCGAATGGGTTCGGCGCGAGTTCTCGTGGGCACTCGAAGTGGAGCAGGTGCTGACCTCCTACGAGCGCGGCAAGATGAAATCCGATCCCGGTGTTTTTGAGACAATTGTCGCGGAGTCAGGCATTGCACCAGAGCGAATATTGTTCATTGACGATCTGGCGAAAAATCGTGAAGCCGCGCACAAAGCGAGGATAACCACGCACTTGTTCACGACCTGGGAGCAAGCCTGGGAGGAGATCGCCTGA
- a CDS encoding DUF1428 domain-containing protein, with translation MKGYVVLFLLPLPKKNLAEYKKLARRFGRVAVDHGALHYREFIGEDLKPKYAPPFTNVLPLKRGEVAITSVLEFKSRKHRDKTMLAMLHDPRMEKMMKEKPLFDMKKMYWAGFETIVEAKGK, from the coding sequence ATGAAAGGCTATGTAGTTCTATTCCTGTTGCCGCTGCCGAAGAAGAATTTGGCGGAGTACAAGAAGCTGGCGCGGCGGTTCGGGCGGGTGGCGGTGGATCATGGCGCGCTGCACTATCGCGAGTTCATTGGCGAGGATTTGAAGCCGAAATATGCACCGCCCTTTACGAACGTGCTGCCCTTGAAACGCGGCGAGGTGGCCATCACCTCGGTTTTGGAGTTCAAGTCGCGCAAGCACCGCGACAAAACGATGCTCGCGATGCTCCACGACCCGCGCATGGAGAAGATGATGAAAGAAAAACCGCTCTTCGACATGAAGAAGATGTACTGGGCAGGCTTCGAGACGATTGTCGAAGCGAAGGGGAAGTAG
- a CDS encoding SRPBCC domain-containing protein, producing the protein MATKKKTVTTSAGVKLASGKIGFTVATTMRAPLKKVWEAATQAKHLEKFFVHKVKGDFNENFETVFWTWPSHGTFPLYPVAYAPEQFLEFHWPLHGSKTQLSTVRFEFTEKKGVVTLTITESGWSARGLKYAFENCQGWTEFGNYLQAYVMWKKDMRTQR; encoded by the coding sequence ATGGCAACCAAAAAGAAGACGGTGACCACGAGCGCCGGTGTGAAACTGGCCTCGGGCAAGATCGGGTTCACGGTGGCGACGACGATGCGCGCACCGCTCAAGAAGGTGTGGGAAGCGGCGACGCAGGCCAAGCACCTTGAGAAGTTCTTCGTGCACAAGGTCAAGGGCGACTTCAACGAGAATTTCGAAACGGTGTTCTGGACTTGGCCGAGTCACGGCACGTTTCCGCTCTATCCTGTTGCATATGCACCGGAGCAATTTCTCGAGTTTCACTGGCCGCTGCATGGCTCCAAGACGCAGCTTTCAACGGTGCGGTTCGAGTTCACGGAGAAAAAAGGCGTAGTCACGCTGACCATTACCGAGTCCGGCTGGAGCGCGCGCGGCCTGAAATACGCCTTCGAAAACTGCCAGGGCTGGACCGAGTTCGGCAACTACCTGCAGGCGTATGTCATGTGGAAGAAGGATATGCGCACCCAGCGTTGA
- a CDS encoding tetratricopeptide repeat protein: MSRLALLIICALWVPRLLAAETPARGDSLYFAQNYTAAIPEYSAFVAEHPESGRAWYRLGYCELKAALYADAAAHFHKADSLKFNPAYTNYNWACALAQLGDLRTSAIKLETGLSNGYPGAQIDSDTDPLRCARAASGRACASS; this comes from the coding sequence TTGTCTCGTCTCGCTCTCCTTATTATATGCGCACTGTGGGTACCGAGGCTGCTCGCCGCGGAAACTCCGGCGCGCGGTGATTCATTGTACTTCGCACAAAATTACACGGCGGCGATTCCGGAATACTCGGCCTTCGTGGCCGAGCATCCCGAGTCGGGTCGCGCCTGGTACCGCCTCGGCTACTGCGAGCTGAAAGCCGCGCTCTATGCGGATGCTGCCGCACATTTTCACAAAGCCGATTCGCTGAAGTTCAACCCGGCCTACACGAACTACAACTGGGCCTGCGCGTTGGCTCAATTGGGAGACTTGCGCACCTCAGCGATCAAGCTCGAGACCGGATTGAGCAACGGCTATCCGGGCGCACAGATTGACAGCGACACAGATCCGCTCCGCTGCGCACGAGCGGCGAGTGGGCGAGCCTGCGCGAGCAGTTGA
- a CDS encoding transposase, whose amino-acid sequence MKERYTRKNSLRLQRHDYRHPRTFFVTICVEGRHKLFGEVVNATMLLNEFGEAVKIEWKKTAEIREAIWLDEFMIMPNHFHAILRIDDTYIGPFAGPARNVDVGADGNPPAPSEADHSRVTVKTTYARTAPLSTIIAAFKRATTKRINEIRGTKGVEVWQRSFYDRIIRNEHELGLARQYIMDNPLNWELDKENPDLQGVYWEE is encoded by the coding sequence ATGAAAGAGCGATACACACGCAAGAATTCACTGCGGTTGCAGAGACATGATTACCGCCATCCGCGGACGTTCTTTGTGACAATCTGCGTGGAGGGGCGACACAAACTCTTTGGTGAAGTTGTAAACGCAACCATGTTGCTCAACGAGTTTGGCGAGGCGGTTAAAATTGAATGGAAGAAGACCGCTGAGATTCGGGAGGCTATCTGGCTGGACGAATTCATGATCATGCCAAATCACTTTCATGCGATTCTGCGGATTGACGATACTTATATCGGCCCATTTGCAGGACCCGCGCGAAACGTTGATGTAGGGGCGGATGGCAATCCGCCCGCCCCAAGCGAGGCGGATCATTCCAGAGTCACCGTCAAAACCACGTATGCGCGAACGGCACCCTTGAGCACAATCATCGCCGCCTTCAAACGCGCGACCACGAAACGAATCAACGAAATCCGTGGAACAAAAGGCGTGGAAGTTTGGCAGCGCAGTTTCTACGATCGCATTATCCGCAACGAACATGAATTGGGACTAGCGCGGCAATACATCATGGACAATCCCTTGAACTGGGAATTGGACAAGGAAAATCCCGATCTCCAAGGCGTGTATTGGGAAGAATAG
- the rsmG gene encoding 16S rRNA (guanine(527)-N(7))-methyltransferase RsmG — protein sequence MTPQEHLAHYMKRVAEAGIPLVSHGDRGRLEERHLAPSLAGLDLLPEAGHILDVGSGGGFPAIPLALLTPHLTWTLVESNQRKAAFLTRVSRETELAQRLTVVCSRVEDLIHSEHPGYACITARALAELPILSKWCRPLLARDGYFLFWKGQDWRHEAWPEELGLNLLSELNLPDGGRLLKLVIDR from the coding sequence TTGACCCCTCAAGAACACCTTGCGCACTACATGAAGCGCGTCGCCGAGGCGGGGATTCCCCTGGTTTCGCACGGCGATCGTGGCCGACTGGAGGAGCGCCACCTTGCCCCGTCCCTCGCGGGGCTGGACCTGCTCCCCGAGGCCGGACACATCCTCGACGTGGGCAGCGGCGGGGGCTTTCCAGCCATCCCCCTCGCGCTTCTAACTCCTCATTTGACATGGACTTTGGTCGAGTCGAACCAGCGAAAAGCCGCCTTTCTGACGCGTGTTTCACGTGAAACAGAGCTCGCACAACGGCTTACAGTGGTTTGTTCACGTGTTGAAGACCTTATCCACTCCGAGCATCCCGGCTACGCCTGCATTACGGCGCGGGCGCTGGCCGAATTGCCGATTCTGTCCAAGTGGTGCCGCCCCCTGTTGGCGCGGGACGGCTACTTTCTGTTTTGGAAAGGGCAGGACTGGCGCCACGAGGCCTGGCCCGAAGAACTGGGACTTAACCTACTCTCCGAACTCAACTTACCCGACGGCGGGCGCTTGCTAAAACTCGTTATTGACCGGTGA
- the mnmG gene encoding tRNA uridine-5-carboxymethylaminomethyl(34) synthesis enzyme MnmG produces MAITHIYDVVVIGGGHAGIEAALATARLGFRTCLVTQNLQTIGQMSCNPAIGGLAKGQLVKEIDALGGEMGRLADLATVQFRMLNRSKGPAVWSPRAQCDRTLYAHEARKTLNGQRNLDLKQNTIIDFETTGGRLAACIAASGQRLECRAAVLCAGTFLNGLLHMGDWQLPGGRIGEAPALGLSEMLMKHGFEVGRLKTGTPPRLDGRSIDYSQCEHQPGDGRIVPFSVRSGKTISGQLACHLTYTNTKTHDILRSGLHRSPLFAGRITGRGPRYCPSIEDKIVRFADKDRHQIFLEPEGWDTSEVYMNGFSSSLPEDVQFEALRTVPGLAQTEMMRPGYAVEYDFFPAHQLHYSLETKVIEGLFFAGQINGTTGYEEAAAQGLMAGINAAAMLKSEQPLTLGRDQAYIGVLIDDLITKTPEEPYRMFTSRAEHRLLLRQDNADLRLTEIGREIGLVSEAQHERYLEKKQKLNEITSLLYETRLDELAESGLLSDPKLKGSRFAAILKRPEADLSQMIQDSAQLSARITDPDDDLLAGVEMDVKYEGYIQRERHRAEQVRRWEEVRLPDTLDYWQVHSMSHEAREKITFFRPLTLGQAGRISGVRPSDTSALLIHLKRLGHL; encoded by the coding sequence ATGGCCATAACACATATATATGATGTAGTCGTGATCGGCGGCGGCCACGCAGGCATCGAAGCCGCGCTGGCCACGGCCCGCCTGGGCTTCCGCACCTGTTTGGTGACGCAGAACCTCCAGACAATCGGTCAAATGTCCTGCAATCCCGCCATCGGTGGACTTGCTAAAGGCCAATTAGTCAAGGAGATAGATGCACTCGGCGGAGAGATGGGTCGGCTGGCCGATCTGGCCACCGTGCAGTTTCGCATGCTGAATCGCTCGAAAGGCCCTGCCGTCTGGTCACCACGGGCGCAGTGCGATCGTACACTGTATGCTCATGAAGCTCGCAAAACCCTGAATGGACAGCGCAATCTCGATCTCAAGCAGAATACAATCATAGACTTCGAGACTACAGGCGGCCGCCTGGCCGCCTGCATCGCAGCCAGCGGCCAGCGCCTGGAGTGCCGTGCGGCCGTGCTTTGCGCCGGCACGTTTCTGAATGGACTGTTGCATATGGGGGATTGGCAACTCCCAGGCGGGCGTATCGGCGAAGCCCCGGCGCTCGGTCTTAGCGAAATGCTGATGAAACATGGGTTTGAAGTCGGCAGGCTGAAGACCGGTACACCACCCCGGCTGGATGGTCGGTCCATTGATTACAGTCAGTGCGAGCATCAGCCCGGCGACGGCCGGATCGTGCCATTCTCCGTGCGCAGTGGAAAGACCATTAGCGGCCAACTGGCGTGTCACCTAACTTATACAAATACAAAGACTCACGATATCTTACGGAGTGGCCTGCACCGGTCTCCGCTCTTCGCGGGGCGCATCACCGGGCGCGGGCCGCGCTACTGCCCATCTATCGAGGACAAGATCGTCCGCTTCGCCGACAAGGACCGCCACCAGATTTTCCTCGAGCCCGAGGGCTGGGACACGTCGGAAGTGTACATGAACGGGTTCAGTTCGAGTCTACCCGAAGACGTTCAATTTGAAGCACTTAGGACCGTACCCGGACTCGCGCAGACCGAGATGATGCGACCCGGATATGCCGTTGAGTACGATTTCTTTCCCGCCCATCAGCTTCATTACTCGTTAGAAACCAAAGTGATAGAAGGTCTGTTCTTCGCCGGGCAGATCAACGGGACTACGGGCTACGAAGAGGCGGCAGCGCAAGGCCTAATGGCAGGGATCAACGCAGCGGCCATGCTGAAAAGTGAGCAACCTCTTACATTGGGCCGCGACCAAGCCTATATCGGGGTGCTCATTGACGATCTGATCACCAAAACGCCCGAGGAACCCTACCGTATGTTCACGTCGCGCGCCGAGCACCGCTTGCTCTTGCGCCAGGACAACGCGGATCTACGGTTAACGGAAATTGGGCGCGAGATCGGTCTGGTGTCAGAAGCGCAGCACGAACGTTATTTGGAAAAGAAACAAAAACTTAACGAAATCACTTCGCTCTTATACGAAACGCGGCTCGACGAGCTTGCCGAGTCAGGATTGCTCTCAGACCCCAAGCTGAAGGGTAGCCGCTTCGCCGCCATCCTAAAACGTCCTGAGGCCGACCTCAGCCAGATGATTCAGGACAGCGCGCAGCTTTCCGCACGCATCACCGATCCGGATGACGATCTCCTGGCTGGTGTGGAAATGGATGTAAAATATGAAGGTTACATCCAAAGAGAGCGACATCGTGCCGAGCAGGTCCGACGCTGGGAAGAGGTCCGGCTACCGGACACGCTGGACTACTGGCAGGTGCACTCCATGTCGCACGAGGCCCGCGAGAAGATCACCTTCTTTAGACCGCTGACGCTCGGGCAGGCAGGCCGGATTTCCGGCGTTCGTCCGTCCGACACGTCGGCCCTGCTGATTCACCTGAAACGGCTGGGCCATTTGTAA
- a CDS encoding TfoX/Sxy family protein: MPLNQDILNYYTERLNVIVAHRSGLPAGLCGKITARRMFGGAGFYLNGKMFALTDGDDVYIKGDEETRARFESRKMKQFAPFDDKPNMRMHYYSLSSEDLEDDDALRELGKLAIEAAERAAKNLGPASGRTKRPRKA, translated from the coding sequence ATGCCCCTCAACCAAGACATCCTCAACTACTACACCGAACGTCTGAACGTCATTGTAGCCCATAGGTCCGGCCTCCCGGCCGGACTGTGCGGGAAGATCACCGCGCGGCGGATGTTCGGTGGCGCAGGCTTCTACTTGAACGGCAAGATGTTCGCGCTCACGGACGGCGATGATGTCTACATAAAGGGCGACGAGGAAACGCGCGCCCGCTTCGAGTCGCGCAAGATGAAACAGTTCGCGCCCTTCGATGACAAACCGAACATGCGCATGCACTACTACTCCTTGTCTTCTGAGGATTTGGAGGACGACGACGCATTACGCGAATTGGGCAAACTCGCCATCGAAGCCGCAGAACGCGCAGCGAAGAACCTAGGTCCGGCCTCTGGCCGGACAAAACGCCCGCGCAAAGCATAG
- a CDS encoding carbon starvation protein A, whose protein sequence is MLLTIILTSALVLLIAYKTYGNLLARLLRLDPNRKTPAVELADGVDYDPIDWKFLMSQHFSAIAAAGPIVGPIVAGMMFGWLPTLIWILLGAIFIGGIHDFGSLVASIRHKARSIAEVVREHMTRRSYLLFLTFVWIALIYIIVAFTDIVAGSFVGNITLESGQQVSGAGIATSSLLYLALPIVMAFVLRWTKLSLLTTTLIFLPLVGAAIWFGQYLPLDLASWFGVSDLIAQKLWIVALLIYCFIAAIAPMWILLQPRGHLGGFFLFAALIAGAVGVLLSGSEIQYPAFIGWNVPAGAGTSSLFPILFITVACGACSGFHSIIASGTSSKQLRTEPDAKKVGYGAMLLEAMVAVVSLSCVMILSKEAIADLGGKPNFIYALGLGRFMEVLGIPASFGVLFGLMAFTTFVYDTLDVCTRLGRYILQELFGWQGNLGRYFATALTAFIPLIFVLQTTTDAAGNVIPGWRVFWPLFGASNQLLAAIGLLGITVWLHRTYRAKWVWPIAGIPTIIMYVMSGWALLQYVSRGFVTPDGLALPTNFVPWVALVLIVLAVLLLWEAVKVFSRSKATAGAAGNPPAVAG, encoded by the coding sequence GTGCTCCTCACCATCATCCTAACCTCCGCCCTCGTCCTGCTGATTGCCTACAAAACCTACGGCAATCTGCTCGCGCGTCTGCTCCGGTTGGATCCCAATCGCAAGACTCCCGCGGTCGAGCTGGCCGATGGTGTGGACTACGACCCGATTGACTGGAAGTTCTTGATGAGCCAGCACTTCTCAGCCATCGCCGCCGCCGGGCCCATCGTCGGGCCGATCGTAGCGGGGATGATGTTCGGCTGGCTGCCCACATTAATATGGATACTGCTCGGCGCGATTTTCATCGGCGGCATTCACGACTTCGGCTCGCTCGTCGCCTCGATTCGCCACAAAGCGCGCTCCATCGCCGAAGTCGTGCGCGAGCACATGACCCGCCGCAGCTACTTGCTCTTCCTGACCTTTGTCTGGATCGCGCTCATCTATATTATTGTAGCGTTCACGGACATCGTGGCCGGCAGCTTCGTGGGCAACATCACCCTCGAGAGCGGCCAGCAAGTGAGCGGCGCGGGCATCGCCACCTCATCTCTGCTCTATCTCGCGCTGCCCATCGTGATGGCCTTCGTCCTCCGCTGGACCAAACTGTCGTTGTTAACGACCACTTTGATTTTCCTGCCCTTGGTCGGCGCTGCCATCTGGTTCGGTCAATATCTGCCGCTCGATTTGGCAAGCTGGTTCGGCGTCTCCGACCTCATCGCGCAGAAACTCTGGATCGTCGCTCTCCTTATATATTGTTTCATTGCCGCAATCGCCCCGATGTGGATTCTGCTCCAACCGCGTGGGCATCTTGGCGGCTTCTTTCTGTTCGCGGCGCTGATCGCGGGGGCAGTCGGCGTGCTGTTGAGCGGCAGCGAGATCCAATACCCCGCCTTCATCGGTTGGAACGTGCCCGCCGGCGCGGGGACGTCGTCGCTCTTCCCGATTCTGTTTATCACCGTGGCCTGCGGCGCCTGCTCCGGGTTTCATTCGATCATCGCCAGCGGCACGAGTTCAAAACAGTTGCGCACGGAACCCGATGCCAAGAAAGTCGGCTACGGCGCGATGCTGCTTGAAGCGATGGTCGCGGTTGTCTCGCTCTCCTGCGTGATGATCCTGTCCAAGGAAGCCATTGCCGATTTGGGTGGCAAACCCAATTTCATCTATGCACTTGGGCTGGGGCGCTTCATGGAGGTGCTGGGGATTCCCGCCAGCTTCGGCGTGCTGTTCGGGCTGATGGCCTTCACGACCTTTGTGTATGACACACTCGATGTCTGCACGCGCCTGGGCCGCTATATCTTGCAGGAGCTGTTTGGTTGGCAGGGCAATCTCGGCCGCTACTTCGCGACGGCATTGACCGCATTCATTCCGCTGATCTTCGTTCTGCAAACCACAACCGATGCTGCGGGCAATGTCATTCCCGGCTGGCGTGTCTTCTGGCCGTTGTTCGGCGCAAGCAATCAACTGCTCGCGGCGATCGGCCTGTTAGGCATCACCGTCTGGCTGCACCGTACCTATCGCGCCAAGTGGGTTTGGCCCATCGCTGGTATACCAACCATCATCATGTATGTGATGAGCGGCTGGGCGCTCTTACAATATGTTTCCAGAGGATTTGTTACACCCGATGGCCTCGCGCTACCCACGAACTTCGTCCCATGGGTTGCGCTCGTGTTAATTGTTCTCGCTGTATTATTATTGTGGGAAGCAGTGAAGGTGTTTTCAAGGAGCAAAGCTACCGCAGGGGCGGCAGGCAATCCGCCCGCGGTTGCAGGATAG
- a CDS encoding NAD(P)-dependent alcohol dehydrogenase: MKAITFRNYGSPDVLKYEDVPTPSPNDDEVLIKIHAASVNAADWHLLRAEPFPVRFMLGLTKPKPKFHILGGDIAGTIEAVGKNVTEFKVGDEIFGDVFNDGLGAFAEYTCARAKMLVAKPMNLSFVEAAAIPLAAVTALYGLRDIAKVQPGHKVLINGAAGGVGTYAVQIAKALGAEVTAVSSTRNLEQSRELGADHVIDYTKENFTQGDKRYDAILCVNGYYPIRDFKRVLTPNGIYAMPGGGNKLLLEVMFLGPFHSLGSKKFKLVASSPNPDRLTDIKNLIEANKLRPVIEKTYPLAEVPEAIRHVETGHARGKVVITMA, from the coding sequence ATGAAAGCCATTACCTTCCGCAACTACGGCTCCCCCGATGTATTAAAATACGAAGACGTCCCCACGCCGTCGCCGAACGATGACGAAGTCTTAATCAAGATTCACGCCGCCTCGGTAAACGCCGCCGATTGGCACCTGTTGCGCGCCGAACCGTTTCCCGTGCGCTTCATGCTAGGCCTGACCAAGCCGAAACCAAAATTTCACATCCTCGGCGGCGACATCGCCGGAACGATTGAAGCAGTCGGCAAGAACGTCACCGAATTCAAAGTCGGCGATGAAATTTTCGGCGATGTGTTTAACGACGGCCTCGGCGCATTTGCCGAATACACCTGCGCGCGCGCCAAAATGCTGGTCGCCAAACCCATGAATCTGTCGTTCGTCGAAGCTGCCGCAATACCGCTTGCCGCAGTCACCGCACTCTATGGACTGCGCGACATCGCCAAAGTTCAGCCCGGCCACAAAGTCCTGATCAACGGCGCCGCCGGTGGCGTTGGAACCTACGCGGTGCAAATCGCCAAAGCGCTCGGCGCCGAAGTCACCGCCGTCTCCAGCACGCGCAACCTCGAACAGTCGCGCGAACTCGGCGCGGATCACGTGATAGATTACACCAAAGAGAATTTCACGCAAGGCGACAAACGCTACGACGCCATCTTGTGCGTGAACGGCTACTATCCCATCCGCGACTTCAAGCGCGTGCTCACACCCAACGGCATCTACGCCATGCCCGGCGGCGGCAACAAGCTGCTCTTAGAAGTCATGTTTCTCGGCCCGTTCCACTCGCTCGGCAGCAAGAAATTCAAACTGGTCGCATCAAGCCCCAACCCCGACCGATTGACGGACATTAAAAATCTAATCGAAGCCAACAAACTTCGTCCCGTCATCGAAAAAACCTATCCGCTCGCCGAAGTCCCAGAAGCCATCCGCCACGTAGAAACCGGCCACGCCCGCGGCAAGGTTGTGATCACGATGGCATGA
- a CDS encoding DinB family protein has protein sequence MTVSDLKHLLHYTRWANSEMLECLLNLEQPPARAVRLLAHMLAAEHLWLDRLGEEPRNHLVWPDWQIFDCDEQQRELDKRWSLFLENLSEESLARAVNYVNSQGDRYASSVRDILVHLVLHAPHHRGQINAELRAEGYDPPYVDYIHAVRANKLGV, from the coding sequence ATGACTGTATCCGACCTGAAGCACCTGCTTCACTACACGCGCTGGGCGAACTCTGAGATGTTAGAGTGTTTGCTCAACCTCGAACAGCCGCCGGCGCGCGCCGTGCGGCTGCTGGCGCATATGTTGGCCGCGGAGCATCTGTGGCTTGATCGCCTTGGCGAAGAGCCGCGCAACCATCTCGTGTGGCCCGATTGGCAGATTTTCGATTGCGACGAACAGCAGCGCGAGCTTGACAAGCGCTGGTCGTTGTTTCTGGAGAATTTGTCGGAGGAGTCGCTGGCGCGCGCGGTGAACTATGTAAACTCGCAGGGTGATCGCTACGCGAGCAGCGTGCGCGATATTCTCGTGCATCTGGTCTTGCATGCACCGCACCATCGCGGCCAGATCAATGCCGAGCTGCGCGCTGAGGGCTACGATCCGCCGTACGTGGATTACATTCACGCTGTGCGCGCCAACAAGCTCGGCGTTTAG